The following proteins are encoded in a genomic region of Chryseobacterium cucumeris:
- a CDS encoding S-adenosyl-l-methionine hydroxide adenosyltransferase family protein, which yields MSIITLTSDFGNLDYRVAAVKGKILSLNPEVNIIDITHEIQAFNLIQTSYIVRNAYKYFPKGSIHILSVDSFYSKSRKNILYKADGSYFLAADNGLLSLIFFDIKPEAIYELTLNNRFDDVINFTSTDIFVPAAVHLANGGLPEVIGRKISTAKQLMFPRAVYNESEGMIIGEVTYIDNFGNIISNINKDFFENISKGYNSFTIKFRNLSLSRIFSSHTEVVSDWKRETEFHGQSAAIFNDSQLLELTIYKGSKKNGAKSLFGLNVGENIYIEFS from the coding sequence ATGTCAATTATTACCCTTACTTCGGATTTCGGAAATTTAGATTACAGAGTTGCTGCTGTGAAAGGCAAAATTCTGTCTCTAAACCCTGAGGTTAATATTATTGATATCACCCACGAAATCCAGGCATTCAATCTTATACAGACTTCATATATTGTAAGAAATGCTTATAAATATTTTCCCAAAGGAAGCATTCACATTCTTTCTGTAGACAGTTTTTACAGCAAATCAAGAAAGAATATCCTCTATAAAGCAGACGGATCTTACTTCCTGGCGGCAGACAACGGCCTTTTGAGCCTTATATTTTTTGATATAAAACCGGAAGCCATCTACGAACTTACGCTGAACAATCGTTTTGACGACGTTATCAACTTTACTTCTACGGACATTTTTGTTCCTGCAGCAGTGCATCTTGCCAATGGCGGACTTCCTGAAGTGATAGGAAGAAAAATCAGCACAGCAAAACAGCTGATGTTCCCGCGGGCGGTTTATAATGAATCGGAAGGGATGATTATTGGTGAAGTGACCTATATTGATAATTTCGGAAATATAATATCAAATATCAATAAAGATTTTTTTGAGAACATCAGTAAAGGTTACAACAGTTTTACCATAAAATTCAGAAATTTAAGCCTTTCAAGAATATTTTCCAGCCATACAGAAGTTGTTTCAGACTGGAAAAGAGAGACCGAATTCCACGGACAGTCTGCAGCGATCTTCAATGATAGTCAGTTATTGGAGCTTACCATCTACAAAGGAAGCAAGAAAAACGGTGCTAAAAGCCTGTTTGGACTGAATGTGGGAGAAAATATTTATATCGAATTCAGCTAA